The proteins below come from a single candidate division TA06 bacterium genomic window:
- the acpS gene encoding holo-[acyl-carrier-protein] synthase produces MGITPKAGEEEIQVGIDLVEVGRVQRLIEKWGERFKRRVFTDGEIAFSETLKNKYQSYASRFCAKEALLKAIGTGLSHGVRWKDMEVVDDGRRKPSFSLEGRVAELVGERRVTLSLSHTSEYATAIVILS; encoded by the coding sequence ATGGGAATAACTCCAAAGGCAGGGGAAGAAGAAATTCAAGTAGGCATAGATCTGGTTGAGGTGGGTAGAGTACAACGCCTCATCGAAAAGTGGGGAGAGAGGTTCAAGAGAAGGGTCTTCACAGACGGCGAGATTGCCTTCAGTGAAACATTGAAGAACAAATATCAGTCCTACGCAAGCCGGTTCTGCGCCAAGGAGGCACTACTGAAGGCAATCGGTACGGGCCTGTCTCACGGGGTCAGGTGGAAAGACATGGAGGTGGTTGATGACGGCCGTAGAAAGCCATCCTTTTCTTTGGAGGGAAGGGTGGCCGAACTGGTGGGGGAAAGAAGGGTCACCTTAAGCCTCTCGCACACATCGGAATACGCAACTGCGATTGTGATTCTGAGCTAA
- a CDS encoding TIGR02253 family HAD-type hydrolase: MVKAVIFDLDNTLVDFMRMKEESIDAAIESMIDAGLNMSKDEARDKIYAIYKKEGIEYQQVFDAFLEEELGEIDYKIHAAGIVGYRRAREAALVLYPHVKLTLMELTKRGLKLGVVSDAPRRQVWLRLCDLGLEHFFDAVVAFEDTNVTKPDPAPFRKILSLLGAKPEEALMVGDWPERDIQGALDLGMKTVFTRYGNTFGTEKSGATYDIDDVYELVGIVDGNNSKGRGRRNSSRHRSG, translated from the coding sequence ATGGTAAAGGCTGTTATCTTCGATCTGGATAACACGCTTGTTGACTTTATGCGGATGAAAGAGGAATCTATAGATGCTGCCATTGAGAGCATGATAGACGCAGGCCTCAATATGTCCAAGGACGAAGCACGGGACAAGATATATGCAATATACAAAAAGGAAGGCATAGAGTATCAGCAGGTCTTTGACGCGTTTCTGGAAGAGGAGCTGGGAGAGATAGATTACAAAATCCATGCAGCCGGGATCGTTGGCTACCGGAGGGCGAGAGAGGCAGCCCTGGTATTGTATCCTCATGTGAAACTCACGCTGATGGAGCTGACCAAGAGAGGGCTGAAGCTTGGTGTGGTTTCCGATGCTCCCAGGCGCCAGGTCTGGCTGAGGCTTTGTGATCTTGGTCTGGAACACTTTTTTGATGCAGTGGTTGCGTTTGAGGATACCAACGTGACTAAACCGGATCCCGCGCCTTTCAGGAAGATCCTCAGTCTTCTTGGAGCCAAACCCGAGGAGGCTTTGATGGTAGGGGATTGGCCAGAGAGAGACATACAAGGTGCTTTGGATCTGGGCATGAAGACTGTCTTCACCCGATATGGGAACACATTTGGCACTGAAAAGTCGGGCGCTACGTACGACATAGACGACGTGTATGAGTTAGTGGGCATAGTTGATGGGAATAACTCCAAAGGCAGGGGAAGAAGAAATTCAAGTAGGCATAGATCTGGTTGA
- a CDS encoding deoxyribonuclease V encodes MTVAEHHRWDVSPAEARQIQEELGKKVRIVDGFEKVRLIAGADIGFRNGCATAVCIVMKFPELEVVEEVMVKGEVRFPYVPGLLTFREGPLLLNALSRLGKTPDVILFDGQGIAHQRGLGLAAHMGVLLGWPTLGCAKSRLVGKYKEPGTRKGSMSTLMYKGNRVGSVVRTRTDVRPVFVSPGHLVSFASSEELVLKCATKYRIPEPTRIADISCRKGTRLV; translated from the coding sequence ACCATCGATGGGATGTTTCCCCGGCAGAAGCCAGGCAGATTCAGGAAGAGCTGGGCAAAAAGGTCAGGATTGTTGACGGTTTCGAGAAAGTGAGGCTGATTGCTGGTGCTGACATTGGTTTCCGAAATGGCTGCGCTACAGCCGTTTGCATTGTGATGAAGTTTCCGGAACTCGAAGTAGTAGAGGAGGTGATGGTCAAAGGAGAAGTTCGGTTCCCCTACGTACCCGGTCTTCTTACTTTCAGGGAGGGACCACTTCTTCTCAATGCCCTTTCCAGGTTGGGGAAGACCCCAGATGTCATATTGTTTGATGGGCAGGGCATTGCCCATCAACGGGGCCTGGGCCTTGCTGCACACATGGGCGTGCTTCTTGGATGGCCTACCCTTGGATGCGCCAAGAGTAGACTGGTCGGTAAATACAAGGAACCAGGGACAAGAAAAGGGAGTATGTCGACGCTCATGTACAAGGGCAATCGAGTCGGCTCAGTAGTGAGAACAAGGACAGATGTAAGGCCGGTCTTCGTGTCACCCGGCCATCTGGTCAGTTTCGCGTCCTCGGAGGAGTTGGTTCTGAAATGTGCCACCAAGTACAGAATTCCAGAACCGACCAGGATAGCGGATATCAGCTGCAGAAAGGGAACGCGGTTGGTTTGA
- a CDS encoding NAD(P)H-hydrate dehydratase has product MKLVTAEQMRSIDTRAIEGMSVPGVVLMENAGRGVFSVIEEEVGEVEDLSFVIICGKGNNGGDGFVVARFLKNAGAAVTSYLLGGKSEVKGDAKTNLDIALKAKIEVVEMKSETSISKLEEGLNSADVAVDAIFGTGFKGAAGGLPAKVIEVLNQFEGIVFSIDMPSGLDSTTGQAEGPCVVADVTATLCLPKRGLLLYPGRECAGDVYVVDIEIPSIAIEKEKVNVELIDESYVQSALPLRPRGAHKGRFGHLLVVAGSPGMTGAAALASMSALKVGCGLVTLAIPVSLNDAMEVKLTEVMTLPLPETESRTLAPGGLDAILSFLEKSDALAIGPGLSTNPGTGQLVLKLLSEVKCPTVVDADGLSCLSFDMSVIRKCKAPLVLTPHPGEASRLIGIAASEIDRERIDYAISLSKRFSSAVVLKGAPTVVTSTEGLAYVNPTGNSGMATGGSGDVLTGMIGGFLAQGLEGIDASRIAVYLHGLAGDIGAERVTEYSLVAGDIMENISLAIKECLSETLA; this is encoded by the coding sequence ATGAAGTTAGTCACAGCAGAGCAGATGAGAAGTATAGATACCAGGGCGATAGAGGGTATGTCCGTTCCTGGGGTCGTACTCATGGAGAACGCAGGCCGCGGAGTATTTTCGGTAATAGAAGAAGAGGTTGGAGAAGTAGAAGATCTCTCATTTGTGATTATCTGTGGCAAAGGGAATAATGGCGGGGACGGCTTTGTTGTTGCCAGGTTCCTGAAGAATGCAGGTGCAGCGGTCACATCGTACTTGCTTGGAGGGAAATCAGAGGTCAAGGGGGACGCAAAGACTAATCTTGATATTGCCCTTAAAGCGAAAATAGAAGTGGTTGAGATGAAGAGCGAGACTTCCATTTCAAAACTGGAGGAAGGACTCAATAGTGCGGATGTTGCCGTGGATGCAATCTTTGGAACGGGGTTCAAAGGGGCAGCGGGCGGTCTTCCTGCAAAGGTTATCGAGGTTCTAAACCAATTCGAGGGAATAGTGTTTTCAATTGATATGCCATCCGGCCTTGACTCCACTACCGGCCAGGCAGAAGGGCCATGTGTTGTGGCCGACGTGACTGCGACTCTCTGTCTTCCCAAAAGAGGATTGCTGCTTTACCCAGGAAGGGAATGTGCAGGAGATGTTTATGTTGTTGATATTGAGATACCTTCTATAGCCATAGAAAAGGAAAAGGTCAACGTTGAACTGATCGATGAGAGCTATGTTCAAAGCGCTTTGCCATTAAGGCCACGTGGCGCTCACAAAGGGAGATTTGGTCACTTGCTTGTGGTTGCAGGTTCTCCGGGCATGACTGGCGCGGCTGCACTTGCCAGTATGTCAGCTCTAAAGGTGGGATGCGGACTGGTAACTCTCGCAATACCGGTGAGCCTGAACGATGCGATGGAAGTAAAGCTGACAGAAGTGATGACACTTCCACTGCCGGAGACTGAGTCCAGAACCCTTGCCCCGGGAGGCCTTGATGCTATTCTTTCATTCCTTGAAAAGTCAGATGCTCTGGCTATCGGTCCCGGCCTTTCTACAAATCCAGGTACGGGCCAGTTGGTTCTCAAGCTTTTGTCCGAAGTCAAATGCCCGACTGTTGTGGATGCAGATGGACTCAGCTGTCTGTCATTTGATATGTCTGTCATTCGGAAGTGCAAGGCGCCACTGGTGTTGACTCCTCATCCGGGTGAAGCCTCGAGGCTCATTGGTATCGCTGCTTCTGAAATAGACAGGGAGCGGATAGACTACGCAATAAGTCTATCGAAAAGGTTTTCTTCCGCCGTGGTTCTCAAAGGAGCGCCAACTGTAGTGACCAGTACGGAAGGTCTTGCTTATGTCAACCCGACAGGGAACTCAGGGATGGCTACAGGAGGCTCTGGTGATGTCCTGACCGGGATGATCGGAGGATTTCTCGCTCAGGGTCTGGAAGGCATTGACGCGTCAAGGATTGCCGTCTATCTTCACGGTCTGGCTGGTGACATAGGTGCGGAGCGAGTGACTGAGTACTCCCTTGTTGCCGGTGACATAATGGAAAACATCTCTCTGGCCATAAAAGAGTGCTTGAGCGAAACCCTCGCATGA